The following proteins come from a genomic window of Dromaius novaehollandiae isolate bDroNov1 chromosome 19, bDroNov1.hap1, whole genome shotgun sequence:
- the SH2B2 gene encoding SH2B adapter protein 2, with protein MNGDALCQEPSSPLPDWREFCELHAQAAAVDFAQKFCQFLKENPHYDTPGAEASFSHHFAANFLDIFSLEVSRVFVSDSPTKYNIVPFVGLQNCHVPYGRDVAQRREETSTESLDSMDHPLGAHRYLSPSQQAQARKVSSYGQSRSSEDVSVHATSKPKFKKGFSLRNMSLCVVDGVKEMWHRKSSPEPDAEAAQGGRRAEREPWPAGSKEHGDPREKWTHKLRLSKAQSSKVELVDIQREGTLRYMVADDTNCVGSSQWQKCRLLLRKAVKVEGERFLLEFYVPPKASKPKVSIPLSAIIEVRTTMPLEMPDKDNTFVLKVENGAEYILETIDSLQKHSWVADIQDCIDPGDSGDDIELTACAQGACLPGRVSSCSCEFLADDVHRPPDRCAMPSTHNATSAAATATVIAAPHGRARDSVGELLAHVPLESFLQTLESPGAAGGHPAGEDSETEAEINLSDFPWFHGTLSRIKAAQLVLFGGARSHGLFVIRQSETRPGEYVLTFNFQGKAKHLRLSLNESGQCHVQHLWFQTIFDMLRHFHTHPIPLESGGAADITLRSYVVAQSPLPDAVPPPAAASQQPGCRPDPPPPHYFCSAAPAGPLAPPPAEGAAAAPAAAPPPYHRLEGVLGARSRSDSAERRPEPPAASAEDYHEADGARSRTRAVENQYSFY; from the exons ATGAACGGCGATGCCCTCTGCCAGGAGCCCTCCTCGCCGCTCCCCGACTGGCGCGAGTTCTGCGAGCTGCACGCCCAGGCGGCCGCCGTCGACTTCGCCCAGAAGTTCTGCCAGTTCCTGAAGGAGAACCCCCACTACGACACCCCCGGCGCCGAGGCCTCCTTCTCCCACCACTTCGCGGCCAACTTCTTGGACATCTTCAGCCTGGAGGTCAGCCGGGTGTTCGTGTCCGACTCGCCCACCAAGTACAACATCGTGCCCTTCGTGGGGCTGCAGAACTGCCACGTGCCCTACGGGCGAGACGTCGcccagaggagagaggagaccTCCACGGAGTCGCTGGACAGCATGGACCACCCCCTGGGCGCCCACAGGTACCTGAGCCCGTCGCAGCAGGCGCAGGCGCGCAAGGTGTCCTCCTACGGCCAGTCCCGCAGCTCGGAGGACGTGTCCGTCCACGCCACCTCCAAGCCCAAGTTCAAGAAGGGCTTCTCGCTGCGGAACATGAGCTTGTGCGTGGTGGACGGCGTGAAGGAGATGTGGCATCGGAAGTCCTCTCCGGAGCCGGACGCCGAGGCCGCGCAGGGCGGCCGGAGGGCCGAGAGGGAGCCGTGGCCGGCGGGGAGCAAGGAGCACGGCGACCCCCGGGAGAAATGGACCCACAAGCTGCGGCTTTCCAAGGCGCAGTCCTCCAAGGTGGAGCTGGTGGACATCCAGAGGGAGGGGACCCTCCGCTACATGGTGGCCGACGACACGAACTGTGTGGGGAGCTCGCAGTGGCAGAAGTGCCgcctgctgctcaggaaggcgGTGAAGGTGGAAGGGGAGAGGTTCCTGCTGGAGTTTTACGTCCCTCCGAAG GCTTCCAAACCAAAGGTGAGCATCCCGCTGTCGGCGATCATCGAGGTCCGGACGACCATGCCCTTGGAGATGCCCGACAAGGACAACACCTTCGTGCTGAAG GTGGAGAACGGCGCGGAGTATATCCTGGAGACCATCGACTCGCTCCAGAAGCACTCCTGGGTGGCGGACATCCAAGACTGCATCGACCCCGG GGACAGCGGGGACGACATCGAGCTCACCGCCTGCGCGCAGGGAGCCTGCCTGCCGGGCAGGGtgtcctcctgcagctgcgaaTTCCTGGCTGACG ATGTGCACAGGCCGCCAGACAGATGTGCCATGCCCAGCACTCACAATGCCACCTCTGCTGCCGCCACAGCCACCGTCATCGCTGCGCCCCACGGCCGGGCCAGGGACTCGGTGGGGGAGCTGCTGGCCCACGTCCCGCTGGAGAGCTTCCTGCAGACCCTGGAGTctcccggcgctgccggcgggcACCCGGCAG GGGAGGACAGCGAGACAGAAGCAGAGATCAACCTCTCCGACTTCCCCTGGTTTCACGGGACTCTGTCGCGGATCAAGGCGGCTCAGCTGGTGCTGTTCGGGGGCGCCAGGAGCCACGGCTTGTTCGTCATCCGGCAGAGCGAAACGCGGCCGGGGGAATACGTGCTGACCTTCAACTTCCAGGGGAAAGCCAAG CACCTGCGGCTGTCGCTGAACGAGAGCGGGCAGTGCCACGTGCAGCACCTCTGGTTCCAGACCATCTTCGACATGCTGCGCCACTTCCACACCCACCCCATCCCGCTCGAGTCGGGCGGCGCGGCCGACATCACGCTCCGCAGCTACGTGGTGGCCCAGAGCCCGCTGCCGG ATGCCGTTCCTCCACCGGCCGCAGCCTCGCAGCAGCCGGGCTGCCGGCCCGACCCGCCGCCCCCGCACTACTTCtgcagcgcggcccccgccgggcccctgGCCCCACCACCCGCCGAgggggcggccgcagcccccgccgccgcccccccgccctaCCACCGCCTGGAGGGGGTCCTGGGCGCCCGGAGCCGCAGCGACAGCGCCGAGCGCCGgccggagccccccgccgccagcgccgagGACTACCACGAGGCCGACGGCGCCCGGAGCCGGACCCGGGCCGTGGAGAACCAATACTCCTTCTACTga